The following are encoded in a window of Algiphilus aromaticivorans DG1253 genomic DNA:
- a CDS encoding OmpP1/FadL family transporter has product MTRIDTRALGRLTGALLACTVISAQASLIVSPHTATRDGDLAGAAGASPDDAGSASLTNPAGVVGPLSKQIVGAVAAISFTAHYRDDRRGFDQISNETPLFINLWYGLGEVAGWHMGIGAYGSVGTAFDFAADGGQDTPFLGKLALVNVGFLAGRQITPDLRVGLQIAPNYAEQSVKLPSPLGPVEFDGLKGAGIDGALGLVYDPSEKLSLGLSYRTRGYTRLEGDGHVGGTEQDLVLDLYTPQSVTAAFDYEAMPGLHIMGQTKWTRYDDFESGHFDFEKSDPLDQPYIANATNRFRHWLAVEYTGLSNRVLRIGYTQEPWMIEPNAVRPTLFDTADKMIMVGYEMQYESYNIGFTYGYTSGRQRDISPEQNPDFAGNYHSEIRTGFGVHFTWKP; this is encoded by the coding sequence ATGACTCGAATCGACACTCGCGCCCTCGGCAGACTGACAGGCGCCCTGCTCGCCTGTACGGTCATCTCGGCGCAGGCCTCACTCATCGTATCGCCGCACACCGCGACGCGTGACGGCGACCTTGCCGGGGCAGCCGGCGCCTCACCGGACGACGCCGGTAGTGCCTCGCTGACGAATCCGGCCGGCGTCGTCGGTCCGCTGAGCAAGCAGATCGTCGGCGCTGTCGCAGCCATCAGTTTCACTGCGCATTACCGCGACGACCGACGCGGCTTCGACCAGATCAGTAACGAGACCCCGCTTTTCATCAATCTCTGGTACGGCCTGGGCGAAGTGGCGGGCTGGCACATGGGCATCGGCGCCTATGGCTCGGTAGGCACCGCCTTCGATTTCGCCGCAGACGGTGGGCAGGACACGCCTTTCCTGGGCAAGCTCGCCCTCGTCAACGTCGGCTTCCTGGCCGGACGGCAGATCACGCCCGATTTGCGCGTCGGCCTGCAGATCGCGCCCAACTACGCCGAGCAGAGCGTGAAGCTGCCGAGCCCCCTGGGGCCGGTCGAGTTCGACGGCCTCAAAGGCGCCGGCATCGACGGTGCGCTCGGTTTGGTCTATGACCCCTCCGAGAAGCTCTCCTTGGGCCTTAGCTATCGCACCCGCGGTTACACGCGGCTGGAAGGCGACGGCCACGTCGGCGGTACGGAACAGGACCTCGTCCTGGATCTCTATACCCCGCAAAGCGTAACCGCGGCCTTCGATTATGAAGCCATGCCCGGGCTGCACATCATGGGGCAGACCAAGTGGACGCGTTACGACGACTTCGAATCCGGCCATTTCGACTTCGAGAAGAGCGACCCCCTGGATCAGCCCTATATCGCGAATGCCACCAATCGTTTCCGCCATTGGCTGGCCGTCGAGTACACCGGCCTCAGCAACCGGGTGCTGCGCATCGGTTATACCCAGGAGCCGTGGATGATCGAACCCAACGCGGTGCGGCCGACGCTGTTCGATACGGCCGACAAGATGATCATGGTCGGCTACGAGATGCAGTACGAAAGCTACAACATCGGCTTCACGTACGGATATACCAGCGGGCGCCAGCGCGACATATCCCCTGAGCAGAACCCCGATTTCGCAGGCAATTACCACAGCGAAATCCGCACCGGTTTCGGTGTGCACTTCACCTGGAAGCCGTAA
- the pyrC gene encoding dihydroorotase: protein MPVDPSAERLVLRRPDDWHVHLRDGDTLTMVARHTAWPFARAIIMPNLTPPVTTVDAARAYRDRILAAVPAQAGFTPLMTAYLTDEIDPEEIARGHAEGVFTACKLYPAGATTNSAAGVTDIRRLDAVLARMQEIGMPLLVHGEVVDADIDIFDREAVFIERVLAPTLARFPALKVVFEHITTREAVDFVRAADERVAATITAHHLELNRNDLLVGGIRPHNYCLPVAKREQHRIALREAATSGNPKFFLGTDTAPHAIADKESACGCAGIFSAPVALESYAKVFEEEGALEQLEAFASENGPRFYGLPLNEGSVTLERCAWTVPEIVEAGGLRIRPFHAGQSLGWRVLRAD from the coding sequence ATGCCGGTCGACCCCTCTGCCGAGCGCCTTGTGCTGCGCCGCCCCGATGACTGGCATGTGCATCTGCGCGACGGCGATACGCTCACGATGGTTGCTCGGCACACGGCGTGGCCCTTTGCGCGGGCGATCATCATGCCGAATCTGACCCCGCCGGTGACCACGGTGGACGCGGCACGCGCCTATCGGGATCGCATCCTCGCGGCGGTGCCGGCGCAGGCCGGTTTCACGCCACTGATGACGGCTTACCTGACCGACGAGATCGACCCCGAAGAGATCGCGCGCGGTCATGCGGAAGGCGTGTTCACGGCCTGCAAGCTCTATCCGGCGGGTGCCACGACGAACTCGGCCGCGGGCGTGACGGATATCCGTCGGCTGGATGCGGTGCTGGCGCGCATGCAGGAAATCGGCATGCCGCTGCTGGTGCACGGCGAGGTGGTGGATGCCGATATCGACATCTTCGACCGCGAGGCCGTGTTCATCGAGCGCGTGCTGGCGCCGACGCTGGCGCGCTTTCCGGCGCTGAAGGTGGTCTTCGAGCACATCACCACGCGCGAGGCGGTGGATTTCGTGCGTGCCGCGGATGAGCGCGTGGCTGCGACCATCACCGCGCACCATCTGGAGCTCAACCGCAACGATCTGCTGGTGGGCGGCATCCGCCCGCACAACTACTGCCTGCCGGTGGCCAAGCGGGAGCAGCATCGCATCGCCCTGCGCGAGGCGGCTACTTCGGGCAACCCGAAGTTCTTCCTGGGCACGGATACCGCGCCGCACGCGATTGCCGACAAGGAAAGTGCCTGCGGCTGCGCCGGCATCTTCAGCGCGCCGGTGGCGCTGGAAAGCTACGCCAAGGTCTTCGAGGAGGAAGGGGCGTTGGAGCAACTCGAAGCTTTCGCTTCCGAGAACGGGCCGCGCTTCTATGGCCTGCCACTGAACGAGGGCAGCGTGACGCTGGAGCGCTGCGCCTGGACGGTGCCGGAGATCGTCGAGGCAGGCGGCTTGCGCATCCGACCCTTCCATGCCGGCCAGAGTCTCGGCTGGCGCGTGCTTCGCGCGGACTGA
- a CDS encoding class I SAM-dependent methyltransferase, producing the protein MRRATVCAHRGSSLEAAYRREFMKIINQLETWSRAFGRGVFPHEMTWVLDLPGRAVIMSARTVAERLPVAPDAQVLEVGAGSGYYSVEVARKIPQGTLTLLDIQQQMLDICAEKLKAAGIRNFSTRQADGKALPFADAAFDALFLVTVFGEIEDREGFLQEAARVLRPGGVLSITEHHPDPDFEHAQEVAECLRTHGFVPLQKLGWRWAYTLNALKPGAGGS; encoded by the coding sequence GTGCGTCGCGCCACGGTGTGTGCGCACCGCGGGTCTTCTTTGGAGGCCGCTTATAGAAGGGAATTTATGAAAATAATCAATCAATTGGAGACATGGTCTCGCGCGTTCGGGCGGGGCGTTTTTCCGCACGAGATGACTTGGGTACTGGATCTTCCCGGTCGTGCCGTGATCATGTCGGCTCGCACGGTGGCTGAGCGTTTGCCGGTTGCGCCGGATGCGCAGGTGCTGGAAGTCGGGGCGGGGTCGGGCTACTACAGTGTGGAGGTCGCCCGAAAGATTCCGCAGGGGACGTTGACGCTGCTCGATATCCAGCAGCAGATGCTGGATATCTGCGCCGAGAAGCTGAAGGCTGCCGGTATCCGGAATTTCTCGACCAGGCAGGCGGATGGCAAGGCGCTGCCCTTTGCCGATGCGGCCTTCGATGCCTTGTTCCTGGTGACGGTGTTCGGCGAGATCGAAGATCGCGAAGGCTTTCTGCAGGAAGCCGCGCGCGTGTTGCGGCCGGGTGGGGTGCTGTCCATCACGGAGCACCATCCCGACCCGGATTTCGAGCACGCCCAGGAGGTCGCGGAATGCCTTAGGACGCACGGCTTCGTGCCGCTGCAGAAGCTGGGCTGGCGCTGGGCCTACACGCTCAATGCCTTGAAGCCTGGTGCAGGCGGAAGCTGA
- a CDS encoding 2Fe-2S iron-sulfur cluster-binding protein produces the protein MVKITFIAANGAERTVETPDGTSIMEAATGNLVPGIDGDCGGEAACATCHVYIRPEWADRLPPIGSQEETMLGVVDGRKENSRLGCQITLGEELDGLVAELPLAQH, from the coding sequence ATGGTAAAAATCACGTTCATTGCGGCAAACGGGGCCGAACGGACCGTCGAGACCCCCGACGGCACCTCGATCATGGAGGCGGCAACCGGCAATCTTGTTCCCGGCATCGACGGCGACTGCGGTGGCGAAGCCGCTTGCGCCACCTGCCACGTCTACATCCGCCCCGAATGGGCGGACCGGCTTCCCCCCATAGGGAGTCAGGAAGAGACCATGCTGGGGGTCGTGGACGGGCGCAAGGAAAACTCCCGGCTCGGGTGCCAGATCACGCTCGGCGAGGAGCTCGACGGCTTGGTCGCGGAACTACCGCTAGCACAGCATTAG
- a CDS encoding haloalkane dehalogenase — protein sequence MPSELPSQQRVTINGLSMAYAESGRGAPIWLQHGNPTSSYLWRNIIPHLSELGRCIAPDLIGMGNSDKRPGQDPDRYRFVEHRAFIDAFMDQVLPDEPVILVLHDWGSALGFDWARRHPERVRGIAYMEAIVKPLSWEEWPEGFRETFQALRSPQGDSMILEQNLFVESILPNAILRDLSEEEMACYRQPFQTPGEDRRPTLTWPRELPIAGEPADVVDLVTQYGKWLASSPVPKLFINAEPGAIVTGNARDFCRSWPNQQEITVPGVHFVQEDAPDSIGQAIAQWITRLGN from the coding sequence ATGCCGTCAGAGCTACCGTCGCAGCAGCGCGTCACCATCAACGGCCTTTCCATGGCTTACGCCGAAAGCGGCCGTGGAGCCCCGATCTGGTTGCAACACGGCAACCCGACATCTTCCTACCTGTGGCGAAACATCATTCCGCACCTCAGCGAGCTCGGGCGCTGCATCGCCCCGGATCTGATCGGCATGGGGAATTCCGACAAACGCCCTGGCCAGGATCCGGACCGCTATCGCTTCGTCGAGCACCGCGCCTTCATTGATGCCTTCATGGATCAGGTACTGCCCGACGAGCCCGTAATCCTGGTCCTGCACGACTGGGGCTCGGCGCTGGGCTTCGACTGGGCGCGCCGCCACCCCGAGCGGGTGCGCGGGATTGCCTACATGGAGGCCATCGTCAAGCCACTGAGCTGGGAAGAGTGGCCCGAAGGCTTCCGAGAAACCTTCCAGGCTCTGCGCAGCCCTCAGGGCGACAGCATGATTCTCGAGCAGAATCTGTTCGTCGAGAGCATCCTGCCCAACGCGATCCTGCGCGATCTCAGCGAAGAGGAAATGGCGTGCTACCGCCAGCCCTTCCAGACCCCGGGCGAAGACCGCCGCCCCACACTGACCTGGCCCCGCGAGCTTCCGATTGCCGGCGAGCCCGCCGATGTCGTCGATCTCGTCACGCAATACGGCAAATGGCTGGCAAGCAGTCCGGTACCCAAGCTGTTCATCAACGCCGAGCCGGGCGCGATCGTGACCGGCAATGCCCGGGACTTCTGCCGCAGCTGGCCGAATCAGCAAGAAATCACGGTACCCGGCGTGCATTTCGTGCAGGAAGACGCGCCCGACAGCATCGGCCAGGCCATCGCGCAGTGGATCACGCGCCTCGGCAACTAG
- a CDS encoding alpha/beta fold hydrolase: MAPQTPSVELPTGVTLQYAEQGDAAGTPVVLLHGLSDSWYSYERVLPHLPGSIRAFALTLRGHGDSSRPEAGYRFQDYAADVAAFMDALGVEAAVVVGHSLGSAVAQRFAVDYPDRVRGLVLIAAFASLPKSPVPRELSEVVATMQDPVDPGFVREFQESTLAQPMPQAFFETIVQESLKLPADVWRAAVAGVLEGDFSEALGTIRAPTLLVWGDADAMVPGADQDALIAVIAGSRLVVYAGAGHGLHWEEPERFASDLARFIEGIRG, translated from the coding sequence ATGGCGCCCCAGACCCCATCTGTCGAGCTGCCCACTGGCGTGACCCTTCAGTACGCCGAGCAGGGTGATGCCGCGGGCACCCCCGTAGTGCTGCTCCACGGGCTCAGTGATTCCTGGTACTCCTATGAACGGGTATTGCCGCATCTACCGGGCTCGATTCGTGCTTTCGCCCTGACGCTGCGGGGGCATGGTGATTCGAGTCGACCCGAGGCGGGCTACCGTTTCCAGGATTACGCGGCGGACGTGGCGGCCTTCATGGACGCACTCGGCGTGGAAGCTGCCGTCGTTGTCGGCCACTCGCTGGGCAGTGCCGTTGCGCAGCGCTTCGCTGTTGATTACCCGGACCGTGTCCGGGGGCTTGTCCTGATAGCCGCGTTCGCGAGCTTGCCGAAGAGTCCGGTTCCGCGGGAGCTCTCGGAGGTGGTGGCGACGATGCAGGATCCGGTGGATCCGGGCTTCGTGCGCGAGTTTCAGGAAAGCACGCTTGCACAGCCGATGCCGCAGGCCTTCTTCGAGACCATCGTGCAGGAGAGTCTGAAGCTGCCGGCAGACGTGTGGCGGGCCGCGGTGGCCGGCGTACTGGAAGGCGATTTCTCGGAGGCGCTCGGCACGATCAGGGCGCCGACGCTGCTCGTCTGGGGGGATGCCGACGCCATGGTTCCCGGAGCGGACCAGGATGCTCTCATCGCGGTCATCGCCGGCTCGCGGCTCGTGGTCTACGCGGGCGCGGGGCACGGTCTTCACTGGGAAGAGCCCGAGCGCTTTGCCTCCGATCTTGCGCGCTTTATCGAAGGGATCCGCGGGTGA
- a CDS encoding cytochrome b/b6 domain-containing protein: MNDLKSYAVWDSWTRWFHWINVLCVFSLMAVGLVILNSSSLGLSDDGKISLKEVHTLIGYIFVLNLFWRFIWAFWGNRYARWRSILPGGKGFKQAVHRYVIAFISGRPEQYLGHNPLGRLSVFVLFILLAIQAITGLVLAGTDLFYPPFGGSIAQWIAAPSVNPDTLVPYAREMYDAAAYERMRSFRKPFITTHEYNFFVLGFVIFLHIAAVILTEVREGGSIISAMFTGKKILSQKPIDENDSDHGES, encoded by the coding sequence ATGAATGATCTGAAATCTTATGCTGTATGGGATTCTTGGACTCGATGGTTTCACTGGATTAACGTGCTGTGCGTTTTCAGTCTTATGGCTGTGGGCCTGGTGATTCTCAATTCAAGTTCTCTCGGCTTATCTGATGACGGAAAAATTTCGCTAAAAGAAGTTCATACCCTAATTGGCTATATCTTTGTCTTGAACCTTTTTTGGCGCTTTATTTGGGCTTTTTGGGGAAATCGTTATGCCAGATGGCGCTCCATTCTGCCCGGAGGAAAGGGATTTAAGCAGGCAGTGCATCGCTATGTTATCGCTTTTATTTCCGGTCGGCCCGAACAATATCTTGGCCACAATCCACTGGGGCGCTTAAGTGTTTTTGTTTTGTTTATACTTCTTGCTATCCAAGCGATCACTGGGTTAGTTTTAGCCGGCACAGATTTATTTTACCCTCCTTTTGGGGGCTCGATTGCGCAGTGGATAGCCGCGCCTAGCGTTAACCCGGATACATTAGTGCCTTATGCGCGGGAAATGTATGACGCTGCAGCCTACGAACGTATGCGTTCCTTCCGTAAACCATTTATTACGACTCATGAATACAATTTCTTCGTCTTGGGCTTTGTCATCTTTTTACATATTGCAGCGGTAATACTAACTGAAGTAAGAGAGGGCGGGAGCATAATTTCTGCGATGTTCACTGGTAAAAAGATATTGAGCCAAAAACCTATAGATGAGAATGATTCCGACCATGGTGAAAGTTAG
- a CDS encoding integron integrase → MDGHIRRPRLREQLREVIRTRRYSRRTEKTYWYWIRYFIRFHGMRHPSEMREEEVREFLTWLATQRNVAAATQNQALNALVFLYARVLDQPLGDINGTVRAKRPPRLPVVLSHAEAREVIGGLGTPYKLMASLMYGAGLRVTECARLRVKDLDFSRRVITVRDGKGGKDRTTLLPDSLIAPLQSRVESISAGHRERQDGDEIPVSLPFALRRKYPNAGTSLQWQWLFPSDGLCRDDDGRVVRHHIHVSSVQRAVKASVKRSGVHKPAGCHTFRHSFATELLRRGTDIRTVQELLGHSDLRTTQVYTHVLGRGFAGVTSPLG, encoded by the coding sequence ATGGATGGGCACATTCGGCGTCCGCGACTGCGGGAGCAGCTTCGCGAGGTCATTCGAACCCGTCGCTACAGCCGGCGCACAGAGAAGACGTACTGGTACTGGATTCGGTACTTCATCCGCTTCCACGGCATGCGGCATCCGTCGGAGATGCGCGAGGAGGAAGTACGCGAGTTCCTGACCTGGTTGGCAACGCAGCGCAACGTCGCGGCGGCCACACAGAATCAGGCACTGAACGCGCTGGTGTTTCTCTATGCCAGGGTGCTGGATCAGCCTTTGGGGGACATCAACGGCACGGTACGGGCGAAGCGCCCGCCGCGACTGCCTGTGGTGCTGTCGCATGCAGAGGCGCGAGAAGTGATCGGCGGACTGGGGACTCCATACAAGCTCATGGCTTCTCTGATGTATGGCGCCGGATTGCGGGTAACCGAGTGCGCGCGTCTTCGGGTCAAGGATCTGGATTTTTCGCGGCGGGTGATCACGGTTCGTGATGGCAAGGGCGGCAAGGATCGAACGACGCTTTTGCCGGACTCTCTGATCGCGCCGTTGCAGTCCCGCGTTGAATCGATAAGCGCTGGGCACCGCGAACGACAGGATGGGGACGAAATTCCGGTAAGCCTTCCGTTCGCGCTGCGCCGCAAATACCCGAATGCGGGCACGTCGCTGCAGTGGCAATGGTTGTTCCCTTCCGATGGCCTGTGCCGGGACGACGATGGTCGCGTCGTGCGGCACCACATCCATGTCAGCAGCGTGCAACGGGCCGTGAAAGCTTCGGTAAAACGCAGCGGTGTTCACAAGCCAGCCGGTTGCCATACCTTCCGCCACAGCTTCGCCACCGAGCTGCTGCGCCGTGGCACCGACATTCGAACGGTGCAGGAATTGCTCGGGCACTCGGATTTGCGCACCACGCAGGTATACACGCACGTGCTCGGACGCGGGTTTGCGGGGGTGACGAGCCCGCTCGGCTAG
- a CDS encoding S1 family peptidase gives MPSLTPRELFESYAAAVVYVCVELPNGDQSVGSAFHVGEGVFVTARHVVDGNQILEVANTIIRYVPDESGNTTIHGVEGKVRSIFPSAGRVVRGPMFHPDDSVDIAAFVVEGLECPVIPMGSHLDDWINDEAFSLAEVVVMGYPPVPFSGEPTLIASRAEVNAIIDKYTGGHPHFIVSSIARGGFSGGPCLIEWDFSLGVVTESLVEGDAAAESGYLAVISIEPVYVCLSHHGILPAIQAEGWDGFWSGSDAAG, from the coding sequence ATGCCATCACTTACCCCACGCGAACTATTTGAAAGCTATGCGGCTGCTGTCGTTTACGTCTGCGTTGAACTGCCTAATGGGGATCAGTCCGTTGGATCCGCGTTCCATGTAGGAGAAGGCGTGTTCGTTACTGCGCGCCACGTAGTTGATGGGAACCAGATTCTTGAGGTGGCGAATACCATTATACGATATGTGCCAGATGAGAGCGGGAATACGACCATCCATGGAGTCGAAGGTAAGGTTCGGTCGATTTTCCCGTCGGCTGGTCGAGTGGTGCGCGGGCCAATGTTTCATCCTGACGATTCGGTCGATATTGCCGCGTTTGTGGTCGAAGGCTTGGAGTGCCCAGTTATTCCTATGGGCTCACATCTGGACGACTGGATAAATGACGAAGCGTTTTCTCTAGCAGAAGTCGTAGTCATGGGATATCCACCGGTTCCGTTTTCCGGTGAGCCCACGCTTATCGCAAGCCGAGCTGAGGTCAACGCCATCATTGATAAGTACACTGGTGGACATCCTCACTTTATTGTTTCTTCAATTGCTCGTGGTGGCTTCAGTGGTGGGCCGTGCCTCATTGAGTGGGACTTCTCGTTGGGTGTTGTTACGGAGTCACTGGTTGAGGGGGACGCGGCGGCGGAATCTGGTTATCTTGCCGTAATCTCGATTGAGCCGGTTTATGTTTGTTTGTCGCATCACGGAATACTGCCGGCCATCCAGGCGGAGGGTTGGGATGGATTCTGGAGCGGCTCCGATGCCGCGGGCTAA
- the ligA gene encoding NAD-dependent DNA ligase LigA, producing the protein MSAEAASARIEELRATIREHDRRYYQDDTPAISDAEYDRLFRELVELERAHPELQSEDSPTQRVGAPPSDAFSTVQHSTPMLSLANAFDADEVHEFDRRLRDLVGGEQLDYFAEPKYDGAAVTLRYEQGKFTRGATRGDGRTGEDITANLRTVRDIPLSLGADAPALVEVRGEVVMPQSAFERMNAALAANGEKTFVNPRNAAAGSLRQIDPAVTARRPLSFMAYALGSGEGELGLPTQADLIARLAQWAFSTSDYAALVSGVEGCLAHYKRLLEFRHIMDVAIDGVVYKLDNIALREEAGHLARTPRWALAHKFPAEEAETVLEAVEFQVGRTGAVTPVARLKPVFVGGATVSNATLHNADEMLRKDIHIGDTVVLRRAGDVIPEVVRAIPEKRPQDARRAQMPDQCPVCGAEVARPEGEVVARCTNGLSCPAQRHAALAHFVSRRAMDIDGLGDKILTQLLDQDLVETPADLYKLDKDTLLGLERMADKSADNLLAAIDKSRNTTLARFLFALGIPDVGETTAQALAEHFGSIEALREAAAADDGTRDIKPATKRFPQLTAVPDVGPVVAAEICDFFKEPHNQAVIDALLAAGIHWPEPKSPRGDALAGKRFVITGTLPDVTRDEAAALIKSQGGQVSSSVSKNTDYLLAGENAGSKLEKAQSLGVTVIGWEQLQSLLQ; encoded by the coding sequence ATGAGCGCCGAAGCGGCCAGCGCGCGTATCGAAGAGCTGCGCGCGACCATCCGCGAGCACGACCGCCGCTACTACCAGGACGACACCCCCGCCATCAGCGACGCCGAGTACGACCGGCTCTTCCGCGAGCTGGTCGAGCTGGAGCGCGCCCACCCCGAGCTGCAGAGCGAGGATTCGCCCACCCAGCGCGTCGGCGCGCCACCGTCGGACGCTTTTTCGACGGTGCAGCACAGCACGCCCATGCTGTCGCTGGCCAACGCCTTCGATGCCGACGAAGTCCATGAATTCGACCGCCGCCTGCGCGATCTGGTGGGCGGCGAGCAGCTCGACTACTTCGCCGAGCCCAAGTACGACGGCGCGGCCGTGACGCTGCGCTACGAGCAGGGGAAGTTCACGCGCGGCGCGACCCGCGGCGACGGTCGCACCGGCGAGGACATCACCGCCAACCTACGCACGGTGCGCGACATTCCCCTGAGCCTGGGCGCCGACGCGCCCGCGCTGGTGGAGGTCCGTGGTGAGGTCGTCATGCCGCAGTCCGCCTTCGAGCGCATGAACGCCGCACTGGCCGCCAACGGCGAGAAAACCTTCGTCAACCCGCGCAACGCCGCCGCCGGCAGCCTGCGTCAGATCGACCCCGCCGTCACCGCCCGCCGGCCGCTGTCCTTCATGGCCTACGCCCTCGGCAGCGGCGAAGGCGAGCTGGGCCTGCCCACCCAGGCCGACCTGATCGCGCGTCTTGCTCAGTGGGCCTTCTCGACCAGCGACTATGCCGCCCTCGTCTCCGGCGTCGAAGGCTGCCTGGCGCACTACAAGCGTCTGCTGGAATTCCGCCACATCATGGACGTCGCCATCGATGGCGTCGTCTACAAGCTGGACAACATCGCCCTGCGCGAAGAGGCTGGCCACCTCGCGCGTACCCCGCGCTGGGCCCTGGCGCACAAGTTCCCGGCCGAGGAAGCCGAAACCGTGCTGGAGGCCGTCGAGTTCCAGGTCGGCCGCACCGGCGCAGTCACGCCGGTGGCACGGCTGAAGCCTGTCTTCGTCGGCGGCGCGACGGTCTCCAACGCCACGCTGCACAACGCCGACGAGATGCTGCGCAAGGATATCCACATTGGTGACACGGTCGTGCTGCGCCGCGCCGGCGATGTCATCCCGGAGGTCGTCCGCGCCATCCCCGAGAAGCGCCCCCAGGATGCCCGGCGCGCGCAGATGCCCGACCAGTGCCCGGTCTGCGGCGCCGAAGTCGCGCGCCCGGAAGGCGAGGTGGTCGCGCGCTGCACCAATGGCCTGTCCTGTCCGGCGCAGCGCCACGCCGCCCTGGCGCATTTCGTGTCCCGCCGCGCCATGGACATCGACGGGCTGGGTGACAAGATCCTCACCCAGCTGCTGGATCAGGACCTGGTCGAAACCCCGGCCGACCTCTACAAGCTGGACAAGGACACCCTGCTGGGCCTGGAGCGCATGGCAGACAAGTCCGCCGACAATCTCCTGGCCGCCATCGACAAGAGCCGCAACACCACGCTGGCACGCTTCCTCTTCGCGCTGGGCATCCCGGATGTCGGCGAAACCACCGCCCAGGCCCTGGCCGAGCACTTCGGCAGCATCGAGGCCCTGCGCGAAGCCGCCGCAGCGGACGACGGCACGCGCGACATCAAACCCGCCACCAAGCGCTTCCCCCAGCTCACCGCCGTGCCCGACGTCGGCCCGGTCGTCGCCGCCGAGATCTGCGACTTCTTCAAGGAGCCGCACAACCAGGCCGTCATCGACGCCCTGCTGGCAGCCGGCATCCACTGGCCCGAGCCCAAGAGCCCGCGCGGCGACGCCCTGGCCGGCAAGCGCTTCGTCATCACCGGCACGTTGCCCGACGTCACCCGCGACGAGGCCGCCGCGCTCATCAAGTCCCAGGGCGGCCAGGTATCCAGCTCGGTCTCGAAGAATACCGACTACCTGCTGGCTGGCGAAAACGCCGGCAGCAAGCTGGAGAAAGCGCAGAGCCTGGGTGTGACCGTGATCGGCTGGGAGCAATTGCAGTCACTACTGCAATGA
- a CDS encoding IS30 family transposase translates to MTRRSYRHLSAEERAAIMLLAEQKVTTREISRRLGRSPSTISRECRRNALAGKAYDATAASAAYRQRRHRCGRHRKLQPGMPLWQYVHDRLIYFAWSPEQIACRLERMFPDESDWQISHETIYAAIYAHPKGALKKAMVEALRQHKPQRGQKRRTAAGKGGMVVPDDLRIVHRPEDVTQRKLPGHWEGDFIKGAYNRSAVGTVVERKTRFVVLCKMADCSADAALESFTRQMKKVPAFMRESFTYDRGSEMARHDELARRLKLDIWFADPYAPWQRGSNENINGLLRQFLPKGADLSSVSQTQLNDIARLLNGRPRKTLDWQTPEEVMAHEMAKFHESVALDS, encoded by the coding sequence ATGACAAGAAGAAGCTACCGCCATCTCTCGGCGGAGGAACGGGCGGCGATCATGCTCTTGGCTGAGCAGAAGGTTACGACGCGAGAGATCAGCCGGCGGTTGGGGCGCTCGCCGTCGACGATATCGCGCGAGTGTCGGCGCAATGCGTTGGCCGGCAAGGCGTACGACGCCACGGCAGCGAGTGCGGCCTACCGGCAGCGACGACATCGTTGCGGGCGGCATCGGAAGCTGCAACCCGGCATGCCGCTGTGGCAGTACGTCCACGACCGCCTGATCTATTTCGCCTGGTCGCCGGAGCAGATCGCCTGCAGACTGGAACGCATGTTTCCCGACGAATCTGACTGGCAGATCAGCCACGAGACCATTTACGCGGCCATCTACGCGCACCCCAAGGGGGCGCTGAAGAAGGCCATGGTCGAGGCGCTGCGCCAGCACAAGCCGCAGCGCGGCCAGAAACGGCGTACCGCCGCCGGCAAAGGCGGCATGGTGGTGCCGGACGATCTGCGCATCGTTCATCGCCCCGAGGATGTGACGCAGCGCAAACTGCCGGGCCATTGGGAAGGCGATTTCATCAAGGGCGCCTACAACCGCTCGGCTGTCGGCACCGTGGTCGAACGCAAGACGCGCTTCGTCGTGCTCTGCAAGATGGCCGACTGCAGCGCCGATGCGGCGCTGGAGAGCTTTACCCGTCAGATGAAGAAGGTCCCCGCCTTCATGCGCGAGAGCTTCACCTACGACCGGGGCAGCGAGATGGCGCGTCATGACGAGCTCGCCCGACGCCTGAAGCTCGACATCTGGTTCGCCGACCCGTACGCGCCTTGGCAGCGTGGCAGCAACGAAAACATCAACGGCCTGCTGCGCCAATTCCTGCCCAAGGGCGCCGACCTTTCCTCGGTCAGCCAGACCCAGCTCAACGACATCGCCCGCCTGCTCAACGGGCGACCACGCAAAACCCTGGACTGGCAAACGCCTGAAGAAGTCATGGCCCACGAAATGGCGAAATTTCACGAAAGCGTTGCACTTGATTCTTGA